The DNA window GCACTTCACCGTCTTTGTGCTGGCGTGTTTCATTGGGTGGCAAGTGGTCTGGAACGTGACTGCTTCGCTGCATACTCCCCTGATGAGCGTCACCAACGCAATCAGCGGCATCATCGTGATCGGTGCGATCATGCACCTGTCGCAAGCTGAGAATGTGGTTATCGGCTTGCTCTCGTTTGTTGCTGTTCTGGTAGCAAGTATCAATATCGGCGGGGGCTTCCGGGTTACCCATCGCATGCTGAAAATGTTTCGTAAGTAAGGGGCGCGCAAATGTCACAAGGACTGATCAGCGTGGCCTACGTGGTCGCGAGCATTCTGTTTATTCTCAGCCTCGGTGGGCTGAGCCATCAGGAATCCGCACGCCGCGGTAATATGTACGGCGTTATCGGTATCCTCATTGCGATTGCGGCGACACTCGCCGGGAGTTTTGACGAGGGCTGGGTCGCTACCGCACTTGCGATTGCTATTGGCGGTGCGGCAGGTATTGTCATTGCGAATAAAGTGGAAATGACTCAGATGCCGCAGCTTGTGGCACTGTTGCACAGCTTTGTTGGGCTCGCCGCCGTTCTGGTTGGTTTTGCCGGCTATGTTGAACCACTCGTGACAACATCTGGCACAGAGCACACGATCAAGCTTGTCGAGGTCTTCATTGGTATTTTTGTCGGCGCAGTTACACTGACCGGTTCGCTTGTCGCTTGCGGAAAGCTGGATGGCAGGATCGACAGCAAGGCACTGACCCTGCCGGGGCGGCATGTGCTCAACCTGATTCTGGTCGGTATCAGCATACTGCTGGGGGCGTGGTTCCTTGGCACTGATAGCATGGCGGTAGGGATACTCTGCCTTGTCGTCATGACGGCACTGGCAGCGCTGCTGGGTGTGCATCTGATCATGGCCATTGGTGGCGCCGATATGCCAGTCGTCGTATCCATGCTGAACAGCTATTCAGGTTGGGCAGCGGCCTCAATAGGCTTCATGTTGGGGAACGACCTTCTGATAGTCACGGGCGCCCTTGTCGGCAGCAGCGGGGCTATCCTTAGCTACATCATGTGCAAGGCCATGAATCGCTCCTTCGTCAGCGTAATTCTGGGCGGCTTTGGTCAAACGTCCAGTAGCGCCGCGGCAACTGATAGCGATCTCTCGGTCCAGGAGATCTCGGTGGAAGATCTGTGCGAGGAACTTCGGAGCGCCGATTCCGTCATCATCGCGCCGGGCTACGGCATGGCCGTGGCACAAGCCCAGAATGCGATCAGCGAGATTACCCAGCGGCTGCGCAAGCAGGGGACAGAAGTGCGCTTTGCGATCCATCCGGTCGCGGGTCGGCTTCCGGGCCATATGAATGTTTTGCTGGCTGAAGCCCATGTTCCATACGATATCGTGCTGGAAATGGACGAAATCAACGCTGATTTTCCGAAGACTGACGTCGTGCTGGTTATTGGCGCCAATGACACGGTAAATCCAAGCGCTGCCGAGGACCCAACCTCGCCGATCGCGGGCATGCCTGTGCTGGAAGTCTGGAATGCAAGGACTGTAGTGGTACTCAAGCGCGGCATGGCTGCGGGTTATTCCGGCGTCGAGAATCCACTCTTCTTCAAAGAAAACACGCGAATGCTGTTCGGCGACGCAAAAGAAAGTGCGGACCGTATACTGAGTGGTCTGTAGCCATAAGGGGTTGAATGTACACGCCTTATCCAACATACAGGTGCTCCGTTCTTCAGTGGATACTCGTGTTGATAAGGCTACCGTATACAACGCTTTGCGATTCACTGTGGTCGAGGAGAGCCTCACTGCCGGCTGAGGGCAAATAAGGTAACCGGGAAGCGATCGCCAATTGGGCGATCGCTTCCCGTCCCAGCGGCTTCAAGCGTTAGATGACTTATACTTAACTCGGTTTTAACCGTTACTGTTGTTATCGTTAAAGGGTCAGGGATTGACAGGGAATGGATTGAATTAGGGAACAATGACCCCAACGGACTGGGGCTGAGCAAGGAAAAGGACTGAAGCTTAGGGAAACTAATTTCGAGGCGGAGCATGCGTTGCAGGCTCCGCCTTTTTATTTGTCCTTTAGAAAACGTGTAGGCGGTGAAAGCGCCGGTGCTTACCGGTGGGCCTGTCTCTGGGCCGATGCGTCTGTCTCGGGGTGTGAGTGTCAGCGATTCTGCTTGGGTGCAGGGCTACGCAATCGCATATGCCCGGACTCAGCTGATACGGGCAAAGCGCTGCTGTCAGGAAAAGCGGCTCTGTTCGAGCAGTTGAGCGACCACTTCCAGACCCTCCAGCCCGGCAATATCTGAAGCGAGCAGAGGTAAATGGGTGAGTGGGAGTTGACCCAGGGTGGCATCGATCTCAGCCAGGTAACGCTTCTCCTGTTGCCTTCGGGCCTGTAGAAAGCTTCCGTCGACTTCAGCGGGAAGCACCCGGTTGACGATCGCCCCGGCTACCGCGATGCCGGCTTCGCTTAGCGCCTGTACAGCCCGGGATGTCTCAAGGATAGGAAG is part of the Hydrocarboniclastica marina genome and encodes:
- the pntB gene encoding Re/Si-specific NAD(P)(+) transhydrogenase subunit beta — protein: MSQGLISVAYVVASILFILSLGGLSHQESARRGNMYGVIGILIAIAATLAGSFDEGWVATALAIAIGGAAGIVIANKVEMTQMPQLVALLHSFVGLAAVLVGFAGYVEPLVTTSGTEHTIKLVEVFIGIFVGAVTLTGSLVACGKLDGRIDSKALTLPGRHVLNLILVGISILLGAWFLGTDSMAVGILCLVVMTALAALLGVHLIMAIGGADMPVVVSMLNSYSGWAAASIGFMLGNDLLIVTGALVGSSGAILSYIMCKAMNRSFVSVILGGFGQTSSSAAATDSDLSVQEISVEDLCEELRSADSVIIAPGYGMAVAQAQNAISEITQRLRKQGTEVRFAIHPVAGRLPGHMNVLLAEAHVPYDIVLEMDEINADFPKTDVVLVIGANDTVNPSAAEDPTSPIAGMPVLEVWNARTVVVLKRGMAAGYSGVENPLFFKENTRMLFGDAKESADRILSGL